The following coding sequences are from one Methanomicrobiales archaeon HGW-Methanomicrobiales-1 window:
- a CDS encoding signal transduction protein gives MTKEVFIKDVMAKPTTIAKSATITEALDKMLAEGIDPLIAVNNNSVVGTVSRQAIAEKLGSKQNSDLAPAAIHVASVVNDDFTSVYPDESINVLIPLLQRYKLVVVYDADHKLIGQVGMVDLLKKVRPENVMDEVIEKAITIEATERVVHLRRRMIDDNITRFIVTENEKFTGIITETDVAVAMRKFREAVDDKHQDHRIRNLLVKDIMSAPLLSVERKSAVSDVVDTMIKKNISSIAVMDNGKLFGMITRRSLVKAL, from the coding sequence ATGACAAAAGAAGTTTTTATCAAAGATGTAATGGCAAAACCGACAACAATAGCCAAATCGGCAACAATCACCGAAGCGCTCGATAAGATGCTGGCAGAGGGTATCGACCCCCTGATAGCGGTCAATAATAATTCTGTAGTTGGCACTGTTTCACGACAGGCAATCGCCGAGAAGCTGGGGAGCAAACAGAACTCTGATCTCGCTCCGGCAGCCATCCATGTAGCAAGTGTAGTGAACGATGATTTCACGAGTGTTTACCCGGATGAGAGTATCAACGTCCTCATCCCGCTGCTCCAGCGCTACAAGCTGGTGGTGGTGTATGACGCGGATCACAAGCTCATTGGCCAGGTAGGTATGGTTGATCTGCTCAAAAAAGTCCGGCCGGAGAACGTGATGGATGAGGTTATCGAAAAGGCCATCACCATTGAAGCAACAGAGCGGGTTGTTCACCTGCGGCGCCGGATGATTGATGATAATATCACCCGGTTTATTGTAACCGAGAATGAAAAATTCACTGGCATCATTACTGAAACGGATGTAGCGGTTGCGATGCGCAAGTTCCGTGAAGCGGTTGATGACAAGCATCAGGATCACCGGATCCGGAACCTGCTGGTCAAAGATATCATGAGCGCTCCGCTCTTATCGGTGGAACGAAAATCTGCGGTTTCCGATGTTGTCGATACGATGATAAAAAAGAACATCAGTTCGATTGCGGTGATGGACAATGGCAAGCTCTTCGGTATGATCACCCGCAGATCGCTGGTCAAAGCCCTGTAG
- a CDS encoding 30S ribosomal protein S11, which produces MAANDKEKWGIAHIFASFNNTIITVTDLSGAETVTKSSGGMVVKQDRNESSPYAAMQMAGNVAQAAREKGFVGVHVKVRAPGQGKQRSPGPGAQAAIRALARAGMRIGRIEDVTPVPHDSCRAKGGRRGRRV; this is translated from the coding sequence ATGGCAGCAAATGACAAGGAAAAGTGGGGTATTGCTCACATCTTTGCATCCTTCAACAACACTATCATCACAGTAACTGACCTCTCCGGTGCAGAGACGGTCACAAAAAGCAGTGGTGGTATGGTCGTCAAGCAGGACCGCAATGAGAGCTCCCCGTATGCTGCTATGCAGATGGCAGGCAACGTTGCGCAGGCAGCCCGCGAAAAGGGCTTTGTCGGCGTCCATGTCAAGGTGCGTGCACCCGGACAGGGCAAGCAGCGCAGCCCCGGGCCAGGTGCCCAGGCAGCCATCCGTGCACTCGCCCGTGCAGGTATGCGCATAGGCCGCATTGAAGATGTTACACCCGTTCCCCACGACTCATGCCGCGCTAAAGGCGGACGACGTGGCAGGAGAGTGTGA
- a CDS encoding 30S ribosomal protein S13, whose product MAQENDIKYFVRVGTTDLDGTKSVRVALTGIKGVGRHTSTVISRMAKVDEYALLGRLEEESVNRLRIAVEEYITKIPAWMANRPKDVYTGETKHLFGGDVALANEEDINLMRKIRCYKGIRHETGQKVRGQRTKSTGRTGKTVGVSKRKAGN is encoded by the coding sequence ATGGCTCAGGAAAACGATATTAAATACTTTGTAAGGGTTGGAACCACCGATCTCGATGGTACCAAATCCGTGAGAGTAGCGCTTACCGGCATCAAGGGTGTCGGCAGGCATACCTCCACGGTTATTTCCCGTATGGCGAAAGTTGACGAGTATGCATTACTCGGTCGCCTTGAAGAGGAGTCGGTCAACCGGCTCCGGATCGCTGTTGAAGAGTACATCACCAAGATTCCGGCATGGATGGCAAACCGTCCCAAGGATGTGTACACCGGCGAAACAAAGCACCTTTTTGGCGGAGATGTCGCTCTCGCAAATGAAGAAGACATCAACCTCATGAGAAAGATCCGATGCTACAAGGGCATCCGGCATGAGACCGGCCAGAAAGTCCGCGGTCAGCGCACCAAATCTACCGGCAGAACCGGCAAGACTGTTGGTGTGAGCAAGAGGAAGGCAGGTAACTAA
- a CDS encoding DNA-directed RNA polymerase subunit D → MQIEFASLDDSLARFTLSGASPAFANAFRRAMIGEVPTLAIEDVRIYNNTSALFDEMLAHRLGLIPIKTDLSSYTTQEKCTCDGAGCPACTVTYTLSAEGPRTVSSNDLIPADPKAVPVYDNVPIVKLTKGQTLVLEAKAVLNTGRVHAKWQPTLVCGYKNHPVVTISEGCDACGMCVDECPRQVLAVRGKKVEVVSNKLPDCSMCKLCEKACIASGIGDEPAIHVSAEIDRYIFVVEGDGSLPVKEIMNRALLYIKEQSDELEHQLGEISGDEKK, encoded by the coding sequence ATGCAGATAGAATTCGCCAGTCTGGACGATTCCTTGGCGCGATTCACTCTCTCGGGAGCGAGCCCAGCATTTGCCAACGCCTTCCGGCGGGCAATGATCGGCGAAGTGCCAACCCTTGCAATCGAAGATGTGCGTATTTATAACAATACCAGTGCGCTCTTCGACGAGATGCTGGCCCACCGCCTTGGGCTTATACCCATAAAGACCGATCTCTCATCCTACACGACTCAGGAGAAATGCACGTGCGACGGGGCCGGATGCCCAGCCTGCACGGTGACCTACACCTTAAGCGCCGAAGGCCCCCGCACGGTCAGTTCAAACGACCTGATCCCGGCAGACCCCAAAGCAGTGCCGGTGTACGACAACGTGCCCATCGTGAAACTCACGAAAGGGCAGACCCTTGTCCTCGAAGCAAAAGCAGTCCTCAATACCGGCAGAGTACATGCAAAATGGCAGCCGACCCTGGTCTGCGGGTACAAAAATCACCCCGTAGTTACGATCAGCGAAGGTTGCGATGCCTGTGGTATGTGCGTGGACGAATGTCCCCGCCAGGTGCTTGCAGTTCGCGGCAAGAAAGTCGAAGTAGTAAGCAACAAACTTCCCGACTGTTCCATGTGCAAGCTTTGTGAAAAGGCCTGCATTGCGAGTGGTATCGGGGATGAACCGGCAATCCATGTATCCGCCGAAATCGACCGCTATATATTCGTAGTCGAAGGCGACGGTTCACTGCCGGTAAAAGAGATCATGAATCGGGCACTTCTGTATATCAAGGAGCAGTCAGACGAGCTGGAACACCAGTTAGGCGAAATCTCAGGGGATGAAAAGAAATGA
- a CDS encoding 30S ribosomal protein S4, with protein sequence MGYPGKNHKSYQTPKRPFEKTRIESETRLVIEYGLRNKREVWKAQADLRKYRKGARNLLVLASSATDKHIFDAKKDELISHLQRAGLLGPDADIEAVLSLKVQAQLDRRLQTMVHRKGLARSPKQARQMVTHGHIAIAGRRTTIPSYHVGRIEEGQITYYGTSSFVSEANAERTRIAKPASNPKALPQQGYQRGGR encoded by the coding sequence ATGGGATACCCAGGCAAGAACCATAAGTCTTACCAGACCCCAAAGCGCCCGTTCGAAAAGACGCGTATCGAATCCGAAACGCGCCTTGTCATCGAATACGGCCTGCGCAACAAGCGTGAAGTCTGGAAGGCCCAGGCAGACCTGCGCAAATACCGCAAGGGTGCCCGTAACCTTCTCGTGCTCGCGTCAAGCGCCACTGATAAGCACATCTTCGATGCAAAGAAGGACGAACTGATCAGCCACCTCCAGCGTGCAGGTCTTCTCGGTCCCGATGCGGACATTGAAGCCGTGCTCTCGCTCAAGGTCCAGGCCCAGCTCGACCGCCGGCTCCAGACCATGGTACACCGCAAGGGACTCGCCCGCTCGCCGAAACAGGCGCGGCAGATGGTCACCCACGGTCATATTGCAATCGCCGGAAGGCGTACCACTATCCCCAGCTACCATGTTGGCCGGATTGAAGAAGGACAGATCACCTACTATGGGACGTCCTCATTCGTCAGCGAAGCAAATGCCGAGAGGACCCGCATTGCCAAACCGGCAAGTAACCCCAAGGCACTTCCCCAGCAGGGATACCAGCGCGGAGGTAGATAA
- a CDS encoding GNAT family N-acetyltransferase yields MAGIQFRTMTREEVSTAVAWATSEGWNPGLSDAECFSIVDPEGFFCAEADGKIVGTVSVVNYDDRFSFAGLFVVDPAYRDHGIGMQLYRHAMRHAGSRVVGGDGVVAMVDKYQKDGGLFLHYNNARYEGIGGGTMPDGLTPIRDVRFEDLAAYDAMHFPARRERFLTCWIGQTGHYGLVQLDPDGKIAGYGVRRVCQTGHKIGPLFARDRATAEKILDGLIAGIPGEQFYLDIPVPNPAAVALVQDRKMTPVFYTARLYSTRAPIPLPLDEIFGVTTFELG; encoded by the coding sequence ATGGCTGGTATTCAGTTCCGGACAATGACGCGGGAAGAAGTTTCAACTGCCGTGGCATGGGCCACAAGTGAGGGCTGGAACCCCGGGCTTTCCGATGCGGAATGTTTCTCCATTGTTGATCCTGAAGGGTTCTTCTGTGCAGAAGCGGACGGGAAGATCGTGGGTACGGTTTCGGTGGTCAACTATGATGACCGGTTCTCGTTTGCCGGTCTCTTCGTGGTTGATCCGGCCTACCGTGATCACGGGATTGGGATGCAGCTCTACCGGCACGCAATGCGGCATGCCGGGTCCCGGGTGGTTGGCGGCGATGGCGTTGTCGCGATGGTGGACAAGTACCAGAAAGATGGCGGGCTGTTCCTGCACTACAACAATGCCCGGTACGAGGGCATCGGCGGAGGAACGATGCCGGATGGACTGACACCAATCCGTGATGTACGGTTTGAGGATCTGGCAGCGTATGACGCGATGCACTTCCCGGCCCGCCGTGAGCGTTTCCTCACATGCTGGATCGGGCAGACGGGGCATTATGGTCTTGTACAACTGGACCCGGACGGGAAGATTGCCGGGTATGGTGTGCGGCGGGTCTGCCAGACGGGCCACAAGATCGGCCCGCTCTTTGCCCGGGACCGGGCAACTGCTGAAAAGATTCTCGATGGTCTCATTGCGGGAATCCCCGGTGAGCAGTTTTATCTCGATATCCCGGTCCCGAATCCGGCTGCGGTTGCGCTTGTGCAGGACCGGAAGATGACGCCGGTCTTTTACACTGCCCGGCTCTATTCGACCCGGGCCCCTATCCCGCTTCCGCTGGATGAGATTTTCGGTGTTACTACGTTTGAGCTGGGGTAG
- a CDS encoding 50S ribosomal protein L18e: MTRIVEKTNPRLTSLILLLKNKSRENEAKIWREIASRLETPNRNYAEVNLSKISRYAQNGETIIVPGKVLGSGLLEQSVKVAALNFSASATSKIKDAKGQCMTIEQLLKDNPKGSGVRILR, encoded by the coding sequence ATGACAAGAATAGTAGAGAAGACGAACCCCCGTCTTACCAGCCTTATCTTACTCCTGAAGAACAAGTCACGGGAGAATGAGGCCAAGATCTGGCGCGAGATCGCAAGCAGGTTAGAGACCCCCAACCGGAATTACGCCGAGGTCAACCTGTCCAAGATCAGCCGCTATGCCCAGAACGGCGAGACAATCATCGTCCCGGGTAAAGTTCTCGGCAGCGGCCTGCTTGAGCAGTCCGTCAAGGTTGCAGCGCTGAATTTTTCAGCATCCGCGACCAGCAAGATCAAGGACGCAAAGGGACAGTGTATGACCATCGAGCAGCTCCTTAAGGACAACCCGAAAGGCAGCGGTGTCCGGATCCTGAGGTGA